The Gemmatimonadota bacterium genome has a window encoding:
- a CDS encoding phytanoyl-CoA dioxygenase family protein gives MTDLSQQTEPAIEVPRIVDDEQIQFYVDNGYLVVPDLMTTGELQELKDDLVDVARGKYPCRGLEPPKPEDTDDDVLQRILCIHQPHFVSEVIEKYVRHPKICGVLSQITAAHLPYWDGSVKCMQSMYFIKPPRFQGQAWHQDEIFIPTRDRSLIGAWIAVDDATIENGCLYVVPGSHRNGYLYPQRAHENPDEFDFAPESYGFDESVEVPVEVRAGALVFFNGYLLHRSYKNRSGQTRRVLVNHYCNAWSLLPWGIEEGERPATADRRVIVPVSGTDPYAWKGYEPAQDKIWIRNCKAADEMKEEAH, from the coding sequence ATGACCGACCTTTCCCAGCAGACCGAACCCGCGATCGAAGTCCCACGAATCGTCGACGATGAGCAGATCCAGTTCTACGTGGACAACGGCTATCTCGTCGTTCCCGACCTGATGACCACCGGGGAACTCCAGGAATTGAAGGACGACCTGGTGGACGTGGCGCGGGGCAAGTATCCCTGCCGGGGACTCGAACCGCCGAAGCCCGAAGACACCGACGACGACGTGCTGCAGCGCATCCTGTGCATACACCAGCCTCACTTCGTCAGCGAGGTGATCGAGAAGTACGTGCGCCATCCAAAGATCTGCGGCGTGCTGAGCCAGATTACCGCGGCCCACCTGCCCTACTGGGACGGGAGCGTCAAGTGCATGCAGTCCATGTACTTCATCAAGCCACCCCGGTTCCAGGGCCAGGCCTGGCACCAGGACGAGATCTTCATCCCCACGCGGGACCGGTCCCTGATCGGCGCCTGGATCGCCGTGGACGACGCGACGATCGAGAACGGTTGCCTGTACGTTGTACCCGGTTCCCACCGCAACGGCTACCTGTATCCCCAGCGTGCGCATGAGAACCCTGACGAGTTCGACTTTGCCCCCGAGAGTTACGGCTTCGACGAATCCGTGGAAGTACCGGTCGAAGTCCGCGCCGGCGCCCTGGTGTTCTTCAACGGCTATCTCCTGCACCGGTCCTACAAGAACCGGAGCGGTCAGACCCGCCGCGTGCTGGTGAACCACTACTGCAACGCGTGGAGCCTCCTGCCGTGGGGTATCGAAGAGGGCGAGCGCCCCGCCACGGCCGACCGGCGCGTGATCGTTCCGGTTTCCGGTACCGATCCCTACGCCTGGAAGGGCTACGAACCCGCGCAGGACAAGATCTGGATTCGAAACTGCAAGGCGGCCGACGAGATGAAGGAGGAGGCGCATTAA
- a CDS encoding class I SAM-dependent methyltransferase → MKRPAESEYDAIAGAYKDSKQLSFRQYIEEYSLFQMLGDISGEKALDLACGEGFYTRKLKLAGAGEVLGVDVSAEMIRLAEAEERARPTGCRYLNRDAAALVLDDPVDLVVAMYLLNYARDPDELLRFVQAAHGALKPGGRFVGFNDNVLNVPGGTVSYARYGFEKEYKGTPAGATPSDGDPIVYKFTNDDGTRFEFNNYYLLPGTYRRVFEEAGFEGFRWVDPQLHPCERDNKYWDEFMAAPPVIGFAAVRE, encoded by the coding sequence ATGAAGCGACCAGCCGAATCCGAATACGACGCCATTGCCGGGGCCTACAAAGACTCCAAGCAACTGTCCTTCCGTCAGTACATCGAGGAATACTCGCTTTTCCAAATGCTTGGGGACATCAGCGGGGAGAAAGCGCTCGACCTGGCCTGCGGCGAGGGGTTCTACACGCGCAAGCTGAAACTTGCCGGCGCCGGGGAGGTGCTCGGCGTCGACGTCTCGGCCGAAATGATCCGGCTGGCCGAGGCCGAGGAACGTGCGCGGCCCACGGGTTGCCGGTACCTGAACCGGGACGCGGCGGCCCTGGTCCTGGACGACCCGGTCGATCTCGTCGTGGCCATGTACCTGCTGAACTACGCCCGCGACCCGGACGAACTCCTTCGTTTCGTCCAGGCGGCCCACGGCGCGCTGAAACCGGGCGGGCGGTTCGTGGGTTTCAACGACAATGTCCTGAACGTGCCCGGCGGCACGGTCTCCTACGCACGGTACGGATTTGAAAAGGAGTACAAAGGAACGCCGGCCGGGGCGACGCCGTCCGATGGCGACCCAATTGTCTACAAGTTCACGAACGACGACGGCACGCGGTTCGAGTTCAACAACTACTACCTCTTACCTGGAACTTATCGTCGGGTTTTCGAGGAAGCCGGCTTTGAGGGTTTTCGCTGGGTCGACCCGCAGTTGCATCCGTGCGAGCGGGACAACAAGTACTGGGACGAATTCATGGCCGCGCCCCCCGTCATCGGGTTCGCGGCGGTCAGGGAGTGA
- a CDS encoding sulfatase-like hydrolase/transferase → MVFPLIAIPASKYKNIVPLPHGAPVNVICVCLDTFRADIIGPGRKYSHAHTPNLDAFHRSSIRFNRAFGEGQPTLQVRRALFTGMRSFPWRYNFDRRGHWHHAPGWHKIPPEQDTIAEVLLEREYLTALIADTYHMFKPTMNFSRGFAHLDFVRGQESDNWKSGDPKLVEAQLARHVRQPVDMLKHTGLVNYLLNQRHRKDREDYQCARVFNSACAWLADNHTAGPFFLWVDSFDPHEPWDPPPEYADRYFEHDGLDFIVPGPAYARDGSGGSGGPGGAGGPSEAELRRIEALYLGEVTLVDEYVGRLLNAVADRNLLDETLIVILSDHGTQLLDQGSFGKGPNELHPFNTQLNLMMRVPGGPTDVDVDAFVQNHDLMPTLLGRLGVRADWTDGEDLWPLVTGEKAAIRDRIVTGWASFITGNAVGRASVRDDRWNFCTSVGYEDENGDELFELEDDPEERRNVAGQHPDVVSERRGDVEAVLGQPLPGRMVEVCDPAPAPMTHWLEQRLRRRQD, encoded by the coding sequence ATAGTTTTCCCATTGATTGCGATTCCGGCATCTAAGTACAAAAATATCGTCCCGTTACCCCACGGAGCCCCCGTGAACGTTATCTGTGTCTGCCTGGACACCTTTCGCGCCGACATCATCGGCCCGGGCAGGAAGTACAGCCACGCGCACACGCCCAATCTCGACGCCTTCCACCGCAGCAGCATCCGGTTCAACCGCGCCTTCGGCGAAGGGCAGCCCACGCTGCAGGTCCGTCGCGCCCTGTTCACCGGGATGCGCAGCTTCCCGTGGCGCTACAACTTCGACCGGCGCGGCCACTGGCACCATGCGCCTGGCTGGCACAAGATCCCGCCGGAGCAGGATACGATCGCGGAGGTGCTGCTGGAAAGGGAGTACCTGACGGCCCTCATCGCCGACACGTACCACATGTTCAAGCCCACCATGAACTTCTCCCGGGGGTTCGCTCACCTGGATTTCGTGCGGGGACAGGAATCGGACAACTGGAAGAGCGGCGATCCGAAACTCGTCGAGGCGCAACTTGCCCGGCACGTGAGGCAGCCCGTGGACATGTTGAAACATACGGGGCTTGTGAACTACCTGCTCAACCAGCGCCACAGGAAGGACAGGGAAGACTACCAGTGCGCCCGGGTGTTCAACTCGGCCTGCGCGTGGCTTGCCGACAACCATACAGCGGGGCCCTTCTTCCTGTGGGTCGACAGCTTCGATCCCCACGAGCCCTGGGACCCGCCGCCGGAGTACGCCGACCGGTATTTCGAGCACGACGGCCTCGATTTCATCGTGCCCGGTCCCGCATACGCCCGTGACGGATCGGGCGGATCAGGCGGGCCAGGTGGAGCAGGCGGGCCATCTGAAGCGGAACTCCGCCGCATCGAGGCGCTGTACCTGGGGGAGGTCACCCTGGTGGACGAGTACGTGGGCCGGTTGCTGAATGCGGTGGCGGACCGGAACCTCCTCGATGAAACCCTGATCGTGATCCTGTCGGACCATGGGACCCAGTTGCTCGACCAGGGGAGCTTCGGCAAGGGGCCGAACGAACTGCATCCCTTCAATACCCAACTCAACCTCATGATGCGCGTACCCGGCGGTCCGACGGACGTGGACGTGGACGCCTTCGTGCAGAACCACGACCTCATGCCCACGCTGCTCGGCCGGCTCGGGGTACGGGCGGACTGGACGGACGGCGAGGACCTGTGGCCGCTGGTCACGGGTGAGAAGGCCGCCATCCGTGATCGGATCGTGACCGGGTGGGCGTCCTTCATCACGGGCAACGCCGTGGGCCGGGCTAGTGTGCGGGACGATCGCTGGAACTTCTGCACGTCGGTGGGCTACGAGGACGAGAACGGCGATGAACTCTTCGAACTGGAGGACGATCCGGAAGAACGGCGGAATGTCGCAGGACAGCATCCTGACGTTGTCTCGGAGCGTCGTGGCGACGTGGAAGCGGTCCTGGGTCAGCCCCTTCCCGGCCGGATGGTGGAGGTATGTGATCCCGCCCCTGCGCCCATGACGCACTGGCTGGAGCAACGGTTGCGGAGGCGGCAGGATTGA
- a CDS encoding SDR family oxidoreductase, with protein sequence MRLADKAAIVTGAGDGIGRGIALALAREGAAVAVCDINAQTVAETGRLVADTGRPVLAEALDITDHDRVRSFVDDAASRFGRIDVLVNNAAIMPVSPIEHQDEETMSRILSVNLLAPAVFSKYCIPHMRAAGGGSIIHMASVTGHNGHPGVAVYGATKGGLIALARGQAMELAEDRIRVNTVSPGTVDSPMLHNFVKENAGDPEAALRAFDRLHPIGRVATIGEVANVFVFLASDESSDITATDIRCDGGYAVQGRQPTE encoded by the coding sequence ATGCGACTAGCGGACAAGGCCGCGATCGTGACGGGCGCGGGGGACGGAATAGGACGGGGCATCGCGCTGGCGCTCGCCCGGGAAGGCGCCGCGGTGGCGGTGTGCGACATCAACGCCCAAACCGTCGCGGAGACCGGCCGCCTGGTCGCGGACACGGGCCGGCCCGTCCTGGCGGAGGCGCTGGACATCACCGACCATGACCGGGTCCGGTCCTTCGTGGACGACGCGGCCTCCCGGTTCGGCAGAATCGACGTCCTGGTCAACAACGCCGCCATCATGCCCGTAAGCCCCATCGAGCACCAGGACGAGGAGACCATGTCCCGCATCCTCTCCGTCAACCTCCTGGCGCCGGCCGTCTTCAGCAAGTACTGCATTCCGCATATGCGTGCCGCGGGCGGCGGATCGATCATCCACATGGCCAGTGTGACGGGTCATAACGGCCATCCGGGCGTGGCCGTCTACGGGGCGACGAAGGGCGGGCTGATCGCCCTGGCCCGAGGCCAGGCCATGGAACTGGCCGAGGACCGGATCAGGGTCAACACGGTTTCGCCCGGCACGGTGGATTCGCCCATGCTGCACAACTTCGTGAAGGAGAACGCCGGAGACCCGGAGGCGGCGCTCAGGGCTTTCGACCGCCTGCACCCCATCGGCCGGGTCGCTACCATCGGGGAGGTCGCCAACGTCTTTGTTTTCCTGGCGAGCGACGAATCCAGCGACATCACGGCGACGGACATCCGGTGCGACGGCGGCTACGCGGTCCAGGGACGACAGCCGACCGAATAG
- a CDS encoding sugar phosphate isomerase/epimerase: MSVGVCAYSFNTGYDAFQLMDMAVQHGLGGVEFPPDDCLPDLSPASLERARARAEEIGLYVVADGGQVEGEMMHRLIPAAASLGASTLRVVMSGVLGGDRRPLSGRWNAHLAGCRDILREALPLAEEHGVTIAVENHSDATSHDMRWLCEELDSAYIGITLDVGNVLAVCEEPFGYTERILPYLKHVHLKDYTIHPSDEGYRIARCSLGSGVVDYRGLLSLIDVYRGQRGQAVQPGPADQPSPADQSGPADQPGQITKTIELGAIYARHVRMLMDDYWAEYPERDIRDMLPFLRLYWSHVRPVGEDWRTPREKDESTEALKAYETREFEESVAYLKEIGAVRADSGTS; encoded by the coding sequence ATGTCAGTAGGGGTTTGCGCGTACTCGTTCAACACGGGATACGACGCCTTTCAGCTCATGGACATGGCCGTCCAACACGGCCTCGGCGGCGTGGAGTTTCCTCCCGACGACTGCCTCCCCGATCTGTCCCCGGCCTCGCTGGAGCGGGCCCGTGCCCGGGCCGAGGAGATCGGGTTGTACGTCGTAGCGGACGGCGGTCAGGTCGAGGGCGAGATGATGCACCGCCTGATCCCCGCGGCCGCGAGCCTCGGCGCCTCGACGTTGCGCGTGGTCATGAGCGGCGTCCTCGGCGGCGACCGCCGGCCGCTGTCGGGCCGGTGGAACGCCCATCTCGCCGGGTGCAGAGACATCCTGCGCGAGGCGCTGCCCCTGGCCGAGGAACACGGGGTGACCATCGCGGTGGAGAACCACTCGGACGCCACGTCCCACGACATGCGCTGGCTCTGCGAGGAACTGGACAGCGCGTACATCGGCATCACGCTCGACGTGGGCAACGTGCTGGCGGTCTGCGAGGAACCCTTCGGATACACGGAACGCATCCTCCCTTACCTGAAGCATGTCCACCTCAAGGACTACACGATCCATCCCTCCGACGAGGGGTACCGCATCGCGCGGTGTTCACTGGGCAGCGGCGTGGTCGACTACCGCGGCCTGCTTTCCCTGATCGACGTATACCGGGGCCAGCGCGGCCAGGCGGTCCAGCCCGGCCCGGCGGACCAGCCCAGCCCGGCGGACCAGTCCGGCCCGGCGGACCAGCCCGGCCAGATCACGAAAACCATCGAACTGGGCGCCATCTACGCCCGGCACGTGCGCATGCTCATGGATGACTACTGGGCGGAATACCCCGAACGCGACATCAGGGACATGCTGCCGTTTTTGCGGCTGTACTGGTCCCACGTCCGTCCCGTCGGGGAAGACTGGCGCACGCCCAGGGAGAAGGACGAATCCACCGAGGCCCTGAAGGCATACGAGACGCGGGAGTTCGAAGAAAGCGTCGCCTATCTGAAAGAAATCGGGGCCGTCCGGGCGGACTCCGGCACATCCTGA